In the genome of Oxalobacter aliiformigenes, one region contains:
- a CDS encoding acetolactate synthase 3 catalytic subunit: MSLEMTGSDILVRSLAEEGVEHVFGYPGGSVLYIYDAIYKQDKFKHILVRHEQAAVHAADAYARSSGKVGVALVTSGPGVTNAITGLATAYMDSIPLVLISGQVATHAIGSDAFQECDAVGITRPCVKHNFLVKDVKDLAVTIKKAFYIASTGRPGPVLIDIPKDVSMQSCIFDYPKEIEMRSYKPIDKGHTGQIRKAVQMMLQAERPLVYAGGGAILSDSAPELNQLVDRLGVPCVNTLQGLGSYRASSEKYIGMPGMHGMYEANMAMQHCDVLIAVGARFDDRVIGNPDHFSRVDRKIIHIDIDPSSISKRVKVDIPIVGNVKDVLQEMLAQLDTAPSGSINPQALAPWWKQINEWRKKNCLKYEQSDQIIKPQFVIEKLWDVTKGDAYIASDVGQHQMWAAQYYPFDKPRRWLNSGGLGTMGVGLPYAMGIQMANPGATVACITGEGSIQMNIQELATCKQYNLTPKIIMLNNGVLGMVRQWQRLDYESRYSETYVASLPDFNKLAEAYGHVGFKIEKPADVEGALREAFSMKDKLVFLNFLTDSTENVWPMVKAGKGLTEMLMSLEDK; encoded by the coding sequence ATGAGTTTAGAAATGACAGGCTCCGATATATTAGTCAGGAGTCTGGCCGAAGAAGGAGTAGAGCACGTTTTCGGTTACCCGGGTGGTTCCGTTCTCTATATTTACGACGCGATCTACAAACAGGACAAATTCAAGCACATTCTTGTCCGGCATGAACAGGCTGCCGTTCATGCCGCCGATGCTTATGCAAGAAGCTCCGGAAAAGTCGGTGTTGCACTGGTCACTTCGGGACCAGGAGTCACAAATGCCATTACAGGTCTTGCAACTGCTTACATGGATTCCATTCCGCTCGTACTGATCAGCGGACAGGTTGCAACTCATGCCATCGGTTCCGATGCATTCCAGGAATGTGATGCTGTCGGAATCACAAGGCCATGTGTCAAACACAATTTTCTCGTCAAGGACGTCAAGGATCTTGCTGTCACCATCAAAAAAGCCTTTTACATCGCCTCGACAGGCCGTCCGGGTCCGGTTCTGATTGATATTCCCAAGGACGTCAGCATGCAGTCCTGCATTTTCGATTATCCGAAAGAAATCGAAATGCGTTCCTACAAACCGATCGACAAGGGACATACAGGACAGATACGCAAAGCGGTCCAGATGATGCTTCAGGCAGAACGTCCTCTGGTCTATGCAGGTGGCGGCGCCATTCTTTCCGACTCGGCTCCTGAACTGAACCAGCTTGTTGACCGGCTTGGAGTACCGTGTGTCAATACTTTGCAGGGATTGGGATCCTACCGTGCGTCCAGTGAAAAATATATCGGTATGCCCGGTATGCATGGCATGTATGAAGCCAACATGGCCATGCAGCATTGCGATGTCCTGATTGCTGTCGGGGCCCGTTTTGACGACCGTGTCATCGGCAACCCGGATCATTTTTCCAGAGTCGACCGCAAAATCATCCATATCGATATTGATCCATCCTCCATTTCCAAACGGGTCAAGGTCGATATCCCGATCGTCGGCAACGTCAAGGACGTTCTGCAGGAAATGCTGGCCCAGCTCGATACGGCGCCATCCGGTTCGATCAACCCGCAGGCACTGGCTCCCTGGTGGAAACAGATCAATGAGTGGCGCAAGAAAAACTGCCTGAAATACGAGCAATCCGACCAGATTATCAAACCTCAGTTCGTCATCGAAAAACTGTGGGATGTCACCAAGGGCGACGCCTATATCGCTTCCGATGTCGGACAGCACCAGATGTGGGCTGCCCAGTACTATCCCTTCGACAAGCCCCGTCGCTGGCTCAATTCCGGCGGTCTGGGAACCATGGGGGTAGGACTGCCCTATGCCATGGGTATCCAGATGGCCAATCCGGGGGCTACCGTTGCCTGTATCACCGGAGAAGGTTCCATCCAGATGAATATTCAGGAACTGGCGACCTGCAAACAATACAACCTGACTCCGAAAATCATCATGCTGAACAACGGAGTGCTTGGAATGGTCCGTCAGTGGCAACGTCTGGATTACGAGTCCCGTTATTCGGAAACATATGTCGCATCCCTTCCCGATTTCAACAAGCTCGCCGAAGCATACGGTCATGTCGGATTCAAGATCGAAAAACCGGCGGATGTGGAAGGTGCCCTGAGAGAAGCCTTCTCCATGAAAGACAAACTGGTATTCCTGAATTTCCTGACGGATTCCACCGAAAACGTCTGGCCCATGGTCAAGGCCGGCAAGGGCCTGACTGAAATGCTCATGAGCCTGGAGGACAAATAA
- the ilvN gene encoding acetolactate synthase small subunit has product MRHIISVLLENEAGALARVVGLFAARGYNIETLNVAPTEDPTLSRMTIVTIGSEAVIEQITKHLNRLIEVVKVVDLTDGYFVEREMMLIKIRAVGKEREEIKRTTDIFRGRIIDVSDRAYTVELTGDKAKLDAFIESIDRTAILETVRSGGSGIGRGERILKV; this is encoded by the coding sequence ATGCGACACATTATTTCAGTTCTTTTGGAAAATGAAGCAGGCGCACTTGCACGCGTCGTCGGCCTGTTTGCCGCACGCGGATACAATATCGAAACCCTGAATGTCGCGCCAACGGAAGACCCGACCCTGTCGCGCATGACAATTGTCACGATCGGATCAGAGGCTGTCATCGAACAGATCACGAAGCATCTGAACAGACTCATCGAAGTCGTCAAGGTCGTCGATCTGACGGACGGTTATTTTGTGGAACGCGAAATGATGCTGATCAAGATCCGTGCCGTCGGCAAGGAACGGGAAGAAATCAAGCGAACGACCGATATTTTCCGCGGAAGAATCATCGACGTCAGCGATCGGGCCTATACTGTTGAATTAACCGGCGACAAAGCCAAACTGGATGCTTTTATCGAATCAATCGACCGGACAGCCATTTTGGAAACAGTCCGTTCCGGCGGTTCCGGAATCGGACGTGGCGAACGCATCCTGAAAGTTTAA
- a CDS encoding DUF3106 domain-containing protein, with protein sequence MNRLGKKKPVSLWISAVVIAIVVAVGVVYTVLPLDNLRGLLGMEKEAETVHSGESWESLSASRKKLLAPLESEWNGLSAAQKRKWLEVAGKMEKMSPEEKQRFQNHIRDWLNLTPEQRRMARQNFLGFKKLNPVKKTEKWKEYQQLPEERKRALAEKARSRRRLTSLADETVKQDVVVDPPVRQPEKVAQPPVQDEIPEYWR encoded by the coding sequence ATGAACCGTCTAGGCAAGAAGAAGCCGGTATCTTTATGGATATCGGCTGTTGTGATTGCGATTGTCGTCGCAGTTGGAGTGGTTTATACCGTATTGCCTCTGGATAATCTCAGGGGGCTTTTGGGAATGGAAAAGGAAGCGGAGACGGTTCATTCGGGAGAATCCTGGGAAAGTCTGTCGGCATCCCGGAAAAAATTGTTGGCGCCGCTTGAAAGTGAATGGAACGGATTAAGCGCTGCCCAGAAAAGGAAATGGCTTGAAGTCGCCGGTAAAATGGAGAAAATGTCTCCTGAAGAAAAGCAGCGGTTTCAGAATCATATCCGTGACTGGCTGAATCTGACACCGGAGCAGCGTCGGATGGCACGCCAGAATTTTCTGGGTTTCAAAAAGCTGAATCCGGTGAAAAAGACGGAAAAATGGAAGGAATATCAGCAGTTGCCTGAGGAAAGGAAACGGGCGCTGGCAGAGAAAGCAAGATCCAGACGCCGTCTTACCAGTCTGGCAGATGAAACGGTAAAACAGGATGTGGTTGTGGACCCCCCTGTCAGACAACCTGAAAAAGTTGCTCAGCCACCGGTACAGGATGAAATTCCGGAATACTGGCGTTAG
- the fdx gene encoding ISC system 2Fe-2S type ferredoxin, which produces MPKITVLPHNVLCPEGATFEAPAGESICDALLDNHIEIEHACGKCGACSTCHVIVRKGFDSLSKMSEKEEDMLDRAWGLEANSRLSCQAKIGNEDLTVEIPRYTINLVSENR; this is translated from the coding sequence ATGCCGAAAATCACTGTATTGCCACATAACGTACTTTGTCCTGAAGGCGCCACTTTCGAAGCCCCTGCAGGTGAATCGATCTGCGACGCCCTGTTGGACAATCACATCGAAATAGAACATGCCTGCGGAAAATGCGGTGCCTGCAGTACCTGCCATGTCATTGTCCGCAAAGGTTTCGATTCACTATCGAAAATGAGCGAAAAGGAAGAAGACATGCTGGACAGGGCATGGGGACTTGAAGCTAATTCCCGACTTTCCTGTCAGGCAAAAATCGGCAACGAAGATCTGACGGTCGAAATACCCAGATATACCATCAACCTCGTCAGTGAAAACCGCTGA
- a CDS encoding RNA polymerase sigma factor, translating to MATDKELSDFLASVEKRAFKQAAYAVRRDESALDIVQDAMIKLAEKYGDRPVSELPMLFQRILQNTISDFFRREKVRNTWVSLFSSMSMNQDGDDFDVLEVYQGDENREIVESSADKLERAEILTIIEEEIEKLPVRQREAFLMRYWNDMDVAETAEAMNCSVGSVKTHCSRATHALAKALKARGVEL from the coding sequence ATGGCAACAGACAAAGAATTATCTGATTTTCTCGCAAGTGTTGAAAAGCGGGCATTCAAACAGGCTGCCTATGCTGTTCGGCGGGACGAATCGGCGCTTGATATCGTTCAGGATGCGATGATCAAACTTGCCGAAAAATACGGGGACAGACCGGTATCGGAATTGCCGATGCTGTTCCAGCGTATCCTGCAAAATACTATCAGTGATTTCTTTCGCCGCGAAAAGGTCAGAAATACGTGGGTCAGTCTTTTTTCAAGTATGTCGATGAATCAGGATGGCGATGATTTCGATGTTCTTGAAGTCTATCAGGGAGATGAAAACAGGGAAATTGTGGAATCATCCGCTGACAAGCTTGAAAGAGCGGAAATATTGACTATTATCGAAGAAGAAATCGAAAAATTGCCTGTACGTCAACGGGAAGCATTCCTCATGCGTTACTGGAATGATATGGATGTTGCCGAAACGGCGGAAGCGATGAATTGCTCTGTCGGGAGTGTCAAGACACATTGTTCGCGTGCGACGCATGCACTGGCAAAGGCCCTCAAGGCAAGGGGAGTGGAGTTATGA
- a CDS encoding RnfH family protein — translation MDNTERFIPVQICYAEPKNQILIDLEVPENTRLIDALNLSGIEKKLPLVVKEDNIGIFGKKKKFDTLLKANDRIEIYRPLENSPQDTRRRRLLNIEYK, via the coding sequence ATGGATAATACGGAACGTTTCATACCCGTTCAGATCTGCTATGCCGAACCGAAAAACCAGATTCTGATTGACCTCGAAGTCCCGGAAAACACAAGGCTGATAGACGCGCTCAACCTGAGCGGGATTGAAAAAAAACTGCCTTTGGTGGTAAAAGAAGACAATATAGGTATCTTCGGAAAGAAAAAAAAGTTCGATACCTTACTGAAAGCCAACGATCGAATTGAAATCTATCGTCCACTGGAAAATTCTCCCCAGGACACCCGGCGTCGAAGACTTCTGAACATCGAATACAAATAA
- a CDS encoding type II toxin-antitoxin system RatA family toxin, with translation MTIVHKSVLLNYTAEQMYTLVENMESYPSFLPWCNSVDVCRDDVNHTAIATISLNFCGIKQSFTTCNTNTAPTSIQMKLVRGPFSKLDGRWTFTALNERQCRVELHLNYDFSHFFLEKLVGPVFDIVSNSLVDSFCERAKKIYG, from the coding sequence ATGACAATCGTACACAAATCGGTATTGCTCAACTACACTGCAGAACAAATGTATACGCTGGTCGAAAACATGGAAAGTTATCCGTCTTTTCTTCCCTGGTGCAACAGTGTCGATGTTTGCAGAGACGATGTCAACCATACTGCAATCGCGACAATCTCACTGAATTTCTGCGGTATCAAACAGAGTTTCACCACCTGCAATACCAATACCGCGCCGACATCCATTCAGATGAAACTGGTTCGCGGACCATTCAGCAAACTGGACGGCCGATGGACATTCACTGCGTTAAATGAACGTCAATGCCGTGTCGAGTTACACCTGAATTATGATTTTTCCCATTTTTTTCTCGAAAAACTGGTCGGTCCAGTATTCGACATTGTGTCAAACAGTCTCGTCGATTCTTTCTGCGAACGGGCAAAAAAAATATATGGATAA
- the smpB gene encoding SsrA-binding protein SmpB → MTIADNKKAFHDYFIEERFEAGMALEGWEVKSIRAGRVQLKEAYVIVKSGEIFLFGSHISPLPTASTHVKPDPVRNRKLLMHASEISKLIGKVERAGYTLVPLNLHFSKGRVKCEIGLAKGKKQYDKRETEKARDWQREQQKILKQNRR, encoded by the coding sequence ATGACTATTGCCGATAACAAGAAAGCTTTTCATGATTATTTCATTGAAGAACGCTTTGAAGCAGGGATGGCTCTGGAAGGCTGGGAGGTGAAATCCATTCGGGCCGGAAGAGTGCAGCTCAAAGAGGCGTATGTCATTGTCAAGTCGGGTGAAATTTTTCTGTTTGGTTCCCACATCAGTCCTTTGCCTACTGCATCGACCCATGTCAAACCGGATCCGGTAAGAAACAGGAAGCTGTTGATGCATGCGTCCGAGATCAGCAAGCTGATCGGAAAAGTGGAACGGGCCGGTTATACACTGGTACCGCTTAATCTGCACTTTTCAAAAGGCCGCGTCAAATGTGAAATCGGACTGGCCAAGGGCAAAAAACAATATGACAAACGTGAGACCGAAAAAGCGCGTGACTGGCAACGGGAGCAGCAAAAGATCCTGAAACAGAACAGACGCTGA
- the hscA gene encoding Fe-S protein assembly chaperone HscA — translation MALLQIAEPGMSVAPHQFRLAVGIDLGTTHSLVATVRNSIPEVLEDESQRPLLPSVVRYFPDGHTEVGYEAKLAQNRDPKNTIASVKRLMGRGLKDIANRESLPYQFVDTPGMVRIETTAGQKSPVEVSAEILSVLKHRAEEAFDEPLAGAVITVPAYFDDAQRQATKDAAKLAGIHVLRLLSEPTAAAIAYGLDNASEGIYAAYDLGGGTFDISILKLNKGVFEVLATGGDSRLGGDDFDHRIFCWIIEKAHLKPLSAEDTQLLMTKAREAKERLSARARVTVNTLLSSGEKINLELTAKVFEQMTHPLVCRTMQQVKKTIRDAGISIHDINGIILIGGATRMPHVRRQIQKLFGKKPHATIDPEKVVALGAAMQANLLAGNRAPGDDWLLLDVTPLSLGIETMGGLVEKIIPRNSTIPCTYAQEFTTFKDGQTALAIHVLQGERELVDDCRSLARFELRGIPPMAAGVPRIRITFQVDADGLLSVSARETHSGTEASITVKPSYGLTDKEIAAMLEESGKNAETDMQERALREERVEAERTIQATETALETDGDLLNETERTVIKALIAATRETLQGHSVSAIHEAIEALSRGTENFAAKRMNRSIKKALSGKTVNNVI, via the coding sequence ATGGCACTTCTCCAAATTGCAGAACCGGGCATGTCTGTCGCGCCACACCAGTTCCGTCTGGCTGTCGGTATCGATTTGGGTACGACGCATTCGCTGGTGGCGACAGTTCGCAACAGTATCCCGGAAGTACTGGAAGACGAATCACAGCGTCCGTTGCTGCCTTCAGTCGTCCGCTATTTCCCCGATGGTCATACCGAAGTAGGCTATGAGGCCAAACTGGCACAGAACCGCGATCCGAAAAACACGATCGCCTCCGTCAAACGCCTGATGGGAAGAGGCCTGAAAGACATTGCCAACAGGGAAAGCCTGCCATACCAGTTTGTCGACACCCCAGGCATGGTACGAATCGAAACGACTGCCGGACAGAAAAGTCCTGTCGAAGTTTCCGCCGAAATCCTGTCTGTTTTGAAACATCGTGCCGAAGAAGCGTTTGATGAACCGCTGGCTGGAGCAGTCATTACCGTTCCGGCCTATTTTGACGATGCACAGCGTCAGGCGACCAAGGATGCAGCGAAACTGGCAGGAATCCATGTCCTCCGCCTTTTAAGCGAACCGACTGCGGCAGCGATTGCCTATGGTCTCGATAACGCGTCAGAAGGAATTTACGCCGCCTACGATCTTGGTGGCGGGACATTCGATATATCCATCCTCAAACTGAATAAAGGCGTTTTCGAAGTATTGGCCACGGGAGGCGATTCACGACTCGGCGGGGATGATTTCGATCACCGGATCTTTTGCTGGATTATTGAAAAAGCCCATCTGAAACCGCTTTCTGCCGAAGATACCCAGCTTTTGATGACCAAGGCGCGTGAAGCAAAAGAACGGCTTTCCGCACGTGCCCGGGTTACAGTCAACACCCTGCTTTCTTCGGGAGAGAAAATCAATCTGGAACTGACGGCAAAAGTATTCGAACAAATGACGCATCCGCTTGTCTGTCGAACCATGCAGCAAGTCAAAAAAACCATACGCGATGCAGGTATCTCCATTCACGATATCAATGGAATCATCCTGATCGGAGGTGCGACACGCATGCCCCATGTCCGCAGGCAGATCCAGAAACTGTTCGGAAAAAAACCGCATGCCACAATCGATCCTGAAAAGGTTGTCGCACTTGGCGCTGCCATGCAGGCCAATCTTCTGGCGGGAAACCGTGCCCCGGGAGACGACTGGCTGCTGCTCGACGTCACTCCTCTTTCCCTCGGTATTGAAACCATGGGAGGACTGGTTGAAAAAATCATTCCGCGCAACTCGACTATTCCATGCACTTATGCGCAGGAATTCACGACCTTCAAAGACGGACAAACGGCATTGGCCATTCATGTCCTGCAAGGAGAACGGGAACTCGTCGATGACTGTCGTTCTCTGGCCCGTTTTGAATTGCGTGGCATTCCCCCTATGGCGGCAGGTGTCCCTCGCATCCGTATCACCTTTCAGGTCGATGCGGATGGGTTGCTTTCCGTTTCCGCCCGCGAAACCCATTCGGGGACGGAAGCATCCATAACCGTCAAACCTTCCTACGGTCTGACCGACAAGGAAATCGCCGCCATGCTGGAAGAGTCGGGAAAAAATGCTGAAACCGATATGCAGGAACGTGCCTTGAGAGAAGAGCGGGTTGAGGCCGAACGGACGATTCAGGCAACAGAAACCGCACTGGAAACCGATGGCGACCTCCTGAACGAAACGGAACGTACCGTAATAAAAGCCCTGATCGCCGCAACTCGTGAAACACTGCAAGGACATTCCGTTTCCGCCATTCATGAAGCGATCGAGGCATTATCCAGAGGTACGGAAAACTTTGCAGCCAAACGTATGAACCGAAGTATAAAAAAAGCATTGTCGGGCAAAACTGTCAACAATGTCATCTGA
- a CDS encoding DUF3619 family protein: protein MSMNEENFAYKVRHALNEKLEEMPESITQRLEQARRLAVSRKKKSAPVYISVFQQVFAGTGSYLSGSMSWMGKLGMTLPVLALAIGMAGIFHHEQQRQIREIADIDIAVLSDELPPSAYADSGFRAFVADRATTGV from the coding sequence ATGAGTATGAATGAAGAAAATTTTGCTTACAAGGTGCGCCATGCCTTGAATGAGAAACTGGAAGAAATGCCGGAGAGTATTACACAGCGGCTGGAACAGGCCCGTCGGCTGGCTGTAAGCCGGAAGAAAAAAAGCGCTCCGGTTTATATCAGTGTTTTTCAGCAGGTATTTGCCGGGACAGGCAGTTATCTTTCCGGCAGTATGTCATGGATGGGAAAACTGGGAATGACTTTGCCTGTTCTTGCGCTGGCAATCGGTATGGCTGGCATTTTCCACCATGAGCAGCAGCGCCAGATAAGGGAAATCGCCGATATTGATATTGCGGTGCTTTCGGATGAATTGCCTCCCTCTGCTTATGCCGATAGCGGTTTCAGGGCTTTTGTTGCGGACAGGGCCACTACCGGGGTATAG
- the ilvC gene encoding ketol-acid reductoisomerase, whose amino-acid sequence MNVFYDKDCDLSLIKGKKVAIIGYGSQGHAHALNLHDSGVDVTVGLRKGGNSWGKAENAGLKVKEVKEAVKDADVIMMLLPDENIPEVYNESVAPVAKQGAVLAFAHGFNVHYGQVIPRADFDVIMIAPKAPGHTVRSTYTQGGGVPQLIAVYQDKSGKARDIALSYAMANGGGRAGIIQTTFREETETDLFGEQAVLCGGAVELIKAGFETLVEAGYAPEMAYFECCHELKLIVDLIHEGGIGNMNYSISNNAEYGEYVTGPKVITEQSKNAMRQALKDIQTGEYAKSFILENKAGAPTLLSRRRLTAEHQIEQVGGRLRSMMPWLAKNKLVDQSKN is encoded by the coding sequence ATGAACGTTTTTTACGATAAAGACTGTGATTTGTCTTTGATTAAAGGAAAAAAAGTGGCCATCATCGGTTATGGCTCACAGGGACATGCCCATGCACTGAACCTGCATGACTCAGGCGTCGATGTGACGGTCGGCCTTCGCAAGGGCGGCAATTCCTGGGGAAAAGCCGAAAACGCCGGTCTGAAAGTCAAGGAAGTCAAGGAAGCCGTAAAGGACGCCGACGTCATCATGATGTTGCTGCCCGATGAAAATATTCCTGAAGTCTATAACGAAAGTGTCGCTCCGGTTGCCAAACAGGGCGCCGTTCTGGCTTTTGCCCATGGATTCAATGTCCATTACGGTCAGGTCATTCCCCGTGCCGATTTCGATGTCATCATGATTGCTCCGAAAGCGCCAGGCCACACCGTCCGCAGTACCTACACACAGGGAGGCGGCGTTCCCCAACTGATCGCCGTTTATCAGGACAAATCCGGAAAAGCCCGCGATATCGCCCTTTCCTACGCCATGGCGAACGGGGGGGGACGTGCCGGCATTATCCAGACGACATTCCGTGAAGAAACCGAAACCGACCTGTTTGGCGAACAGGCTGTTTTGTGCGGTGGTGCAGTTGAACTGATCAAGGCCGGTTTTGAAACGCTGGTCGAAGCCGGTTACGCGCCTGAAATGGCTTACTTCGAATGCTGCCATGAACTGAAACTGATCGTTGACCTGATCCATGAAGGCGGTATTGGCAACATGAATTATTCCATCTCCAACAACGCCGAATATGGTGAATATGTTACTGGTCCAAAGGTCATTACGGAACAGAGCAAAAACGCCATGCGTCAGGCTCTGAAAGACATTCAGACCGGTGAATACGCAAAGAGCTTCATTCTGGAAAACAAGGCTGGTGCCCCGACTTTGCTGTCCCGTCGCCGGTTGACAGCCGAACATCAGATTGAACAGGTTGGAGGCCGTCTGCGTTCCATGATGCCTTGGCTTGCGAAAAACAAACTGGTTGATCAGAGCAAAAACTGA
- the iscX gene encoding Fe-S cluster assembly protein IscX — protein sequence MKWSDTRRIAEELVDRYPDTDPLSIRFTDLHDWICQLDGFDDDPNRSNEKILEAILMAWIKEAED from the coding sequence ATGAAATGGTCCGATACCCGACGAATTGCAGAAGAACTGGTCGATCGCTACCCCGATACCGATCCGCTAAGTATCCGGTTCACGGATTTGCATGACTGGATCTGCCAGCTGGACGGATTCGACGATGATCCGAACCGGTCCAATGAAAAAATCCTTGAAGCCATTCTGATGGCATGGATAAAGGAAGCGGAAGACTGA